In Picosynechococcus sp. PCC 7002, the following are encoded in one genomic region:
- a CDS encoding PAS domain-containing sensor histidine kinase codes for MSKPFAQELKQLRRQHQLILNAVGEGVYGLDLDGNVTFINPAAAKMIDWPVTELVGKSMHTVLHHSHVDGSPYPREDCPIYAALKDGSTHRVISDVFWRKDGTSFPVEYISTPMKDEDGTLIGAVVTFQDISQRRWAEKILEQANEDLEQKIQERTQKLQRANQQLRELSEMRSRFITMVCHEFRNPLNNITLSVSSLKRYDTHLSLAEKAGYLSSINANVERMTQIIDDILVIGRIEAKVLEVNRTKVDVVAFCRRLLEEGEFIRQSDPIKLICPSHSIITELDERLLYSILGNLLANAIRYTHASGAITLSLRKWKQILIIKVQDEGIGIALKDRKYLFEPFHRGCNTSNIPGTGLGLSIVKQFVDLLGGNIHVSSRINKGTTFTVRLPMFNNSKNNISASTS; via the coding sequence TTGTCTAAACCATTTGCCCAAGAATTAAAACAGCTCCGTCGCCAGCACCAACTCATTTTAAATGCCGTTGGCGAAGGGGTTTATGGCCTTGATTTAGATGGCAATGTGACCTTTATTAATCCCGCTGCCGCCAAGATGATTGACTGGCCAGTGACAGAGTTGGTCGGCAAGTCAATGCATACGGTATTGCACCATTCCCATGTGGATGGTTCGCCCTATCCCCGTGAAGATTGCCCAATTTATGCCGCCCTCAAAGATGGTAGTACCCATCGCGTGATTTCCGATGTATTTTGGCGCAAAGATGGCACCAGTTTTCCGGTGGAATATATCAGCACCCCCATGAAAGATGAAGACGGCACTTTAATTGGGGCTGTTGTCACATTTCAAGATATTAGTCAGCGGCGTTGGGCAGAAAAAATTCTTGAACAGGCCAATGAAGATTTAGAGCAAAAAATTCAAGAGCGGACCCAAAAGTTGCAACGAGCCAATCAACAGCTAAGGGAACTTAGCGAAATGCGTTCACGCTTCATCACCATGGTTTGTCATGAATTTCGTAATCCCCTTAATAACATCACCCTGTCTGTTTCTTCCCTGAAACGTTATGACACCCATCTTTCCTTAGCAGAAAAAGCAGGTTATCTTTCCAGTATTAATGCGAATGTTGAGCGCATGACTCAAATCATTGACGATATTTTAGTGATTGGTAGGATTGAAGCCAAAGTTCTAGAAGTTAACCGAACAAAAGTTGATGTAGTGGCATTTTGCCGTCGGTTATTAGAGGAAGGAGAATTTATTCGTCAGTCTGATCCCATTAAATTGATTTGCCCCAGCCATTCGATTATCACTGAGCTTGACGAACGCTTACTCTATTCAATTTTAGGAAATTTACTTGCCAATGCGATTCGCTATACCCACGCGAGTGGCGCAATTACTTTGAGCTTAAGAAAGTGGAAACAAATACTAATTATCAAAGTCCAAGATGAAGGGATTGGCATTGCCTTAAAAGATCGAAAATATCTTTTTGAACCGTTTCATCGGGGTTGTAATACCAGTAATATTCCTGGTACAGGACTAGGGCTAAGTATCGTTAAACAGTTTGTGGATCTCCTTGGAGGCAATATTCATGTGTCCAGCCGAATCAATAAAGGAACGACTTTTACTGTGAGATTGCCAATGTTCAATAACAGTAAAAACAATATTTCGGCTTCCACCAGTTAA
- a CDS encoding ABC transporter substrate-binding protein, translating to MTLISAQQALQGLGGSDSFGGRRSNLQSLCHVCGKYHGASDHWQFMQTMPQDPVEMVDDLVKMGIYKENQLRAAEGVNAYELRKTLFLKRIGRSDPKREKLILALCKQAGGMENAFAAAFGPQAGLFFADSIRSSQQTRREFLRNMAVGAALVSLASCGQDTTPPAADTPADAPVGNLEKTDLQIGFIPITCATPIIMSEPLGFYEKYGFNAKVVKMPSWGAVRDSAIAGELDAYHMLAPMPIAMTLGLGSEAFGVKLASIENINGQAITVAEKYKGQVNGPADFRGFTIGVPFPYSMHNLLLRYYLATGGIDPDVDVQIRPVPPPDSIAQLVAGDIDAYLMPDPFNQRAVYEGAGFIHMLTKEIWPGHPCCAFAASDQWIDANPNTFRALNKSIIEAAAYAQVPENRPEIARAISERAFLNQPVEVVEAVLTGKFDDGNGNSLDIPDRIGFDPYPWQSFANWISSQLVRWDLQGDGLAPTIIPETGYDTVGTDVFLTDLARELATELGQTPPTEIYREETLKFDTFDPADPAAYVQQQIDEYGV from the coding sequence ATGACTCTGATTTCAGCACAGCAGGCTTTACAGGGACTAGGGGGTTCCGACTCTTTCGGTGGCAGGCGCTCGAACTTACAGTCTTTGTGTCATGTTTGTGGAAAATACCATGGCGCGAGTGATCACTGGCAGTTTATGCAGACGATGCCCCAAGATCCTGTAGAAATGGTTGATGACCTCGTAAAAATGGGGATTTATAAAGAGAATCAGTTGCGGGCTGCAGAAGGAGTAAATGCCTACGAACTGAGAAAAACTTTATTTTTGAAGCGCATTGGTCGCAGTGATCCAAAGCGAGAGAAGCTGATCTTGGCCCTCTGTAAGCAGGCTGGCGGGATGGAAAATGCTTTTGCGGCGGCCTTTGGGCCCCAAGCTGGTCTATTTTTTGCGGACTCAATTCGTAGTAGTCAACAGACCCGTCGAGAATTTCTGCGGAATATGGCCGTTGGTGCTGCCCTTGTGAGTTTAGCAAGTTGTGGTCAGGATACAACGCCCCCTGCGGCAGACACTCCGGCAGATGCGCCAGTGGGTAATTTGGAGAAAACTGATTTACAGATTGGTTTTATTCCCATTACCTGTGCGACGCCCATTATTATGTCTGAGCCTTTGGGCTTTTACGAAAAGTATGGTTTTAATGCCAAGGTCGTCAAAATGCCGAGCTGGGGGGCCGTCAGAGATTCGGCGATCGCCGGCGAATTGGATGCCTATCACATGCTGGCTCCGATGCCCATTGCGATGACTCTAGGTCTTGGTTCCGAGGCATTTGGCGTGAAGTTGGCAAGTATTGAAAATATCAATGGTCAAGCAATCACAGTTGCTGAAAAATATAAGGGGCAGGTAAATGGACCTGCCGACTTTAGGGGCTTTACCATTGGGGTTCCCTTCCCTTACTCAATGCACAATCTCCTGTTGCGTTACTACCTGGCGACGGGCGGCATTGATCCTGATGTGGATGTTCAAATTCGTCCTGTTCCCCCGCCAGATAGTATTGCTCAGTTGGTAGCGGGTGATATCGACGCATACTTGATGCCTGATCCGTTTAACCAGCGGGCCGTGTACGAAGGTGCAGGCTTTATCCACATGTTGACTAAAGAAATTTGGCCAGGTCATCCTTGTTGCGCTTTTGCCGCGAGTGATCAGTGGATTGACGCCAACCCCAATACCTTCCGTGCCCTTAACAAGTCCATTATCGAAGCGGCTGCTTACGCTCAAGTCCCTGAAAATCGTCCAGAAATTGCCAGAGCGATTTCCGAGCGGGCCTTCCTTAACCAGCCTGTGGAAGTTGTCGAAGCAGTTCTCACTGGCAAGTTTGACGATGGTAATGGCAATAGCCTTGATATTCCTGACCGAATCGGCTTTGATCCCTATCCTTGGCAGAGTTTTGCAAACTGGATTTCTTCCCAGCTTGTGCGTTGGGATCTTCAGGGTGACGGATTGGCTCCCACAATTATTCCTGAGACTGGCTATGACACTGTTGGTACAGATGTCTTCCTCACTGATTTAGCAAGAGAACTGGCAACTGAGCTTGGTCAGACACCGCCCACTGAGATCTATCGCGAGGAGACCCTCAAATTTGACACCTTCGATCCCGCTGATCCTGCGGCTTATGTGCAACAGCAAATCGATGAATATGGCGTGTAA
- a CDS encoding S-(hydroxymethyl)glutathione dehydrogenase/class III alcohol dehydrogenase codes for MDVKAAIAYAAKEPLKVETVQLEPPKAGEVLVEIKATGVCHTDAYTLSGADPEGLFPAILGHEGAGVVVEVGPDVKSLKPGDHVIPLYVPECRECEYCLSFKTNLCQAIRLTQGRGVMPDGTGRFSINGKPLFHYMGTSTFANYTVVPEISLAKIREDAPFDKVCYIGCGVTTGIGAVINTAKVEVGSKVIVFGLGGIGLNVIQGCRMVGADMIVGVDINDDKKAIAEKFGMTHFVNPKEVEGDLVPYLVDLTKGGADYTFECIGNVNVMRQALESCHKGWGVSTIVGVAGAGQEISTRPFQLVTGRVWKGTAFGGARGRTDVPKIVDWYMEGKINIDDLITHTMPIEKINEAFDLMHAGESIRSVVTF; via the coding sequence ATGGATGTGAAAGCGGCGATCGCCTATGCAGCAAAAGAACCCCTCAAGGTAGAAACCGTCCAACTCGAACCCCCCAAAGCTGGAGAAGTGCTGGTAGAAATCAAGGCGACGGGGGTTTGTCATACCGATGCCTACACTTTATCTGGGGCCGATCCAGAGGGGCTATTCCCGGCGATCCTAGGCCATGAGGGGGCTGGGGTTGTGGTTGAAGTGGGGCCGGATGTTAAAAGTCTGAAACCGGGCGATCACGTTATTCCCCTCTATGTGCCAGAATGCCGCGAGTGCGAATATTGCCTCAGTTTTAAAACAAATCTCTGTCAGGCAATCCGACTTACCCAAGGCCGGGGCGTGATGCCCGATGGTACCGGACGTTTTTCGATTAATGGTAAGCCGCTGTTTCACTACATGGGCACCTCCACCTTTGCTAACTACACCGTGGTGCCAGAAATTTCCCTGGCAAAAATCCGCGAAGATGCCCCCTTTGATAAGGTCTGCTACATCGGCTGCGGTGTCACCACGGGGATCGGGGCGGTGATCAATACGGCGAAAGTTGAAGTGGGGTCAAAGGTAATTGTCTTCGGCTTGGGGGGCATTGGCCTAAACGTGATCCAAGGCTGTCGCATGGTGGGGGCAGATATGATTGTCGGCGTCGATATTAACGACGATAAAAAGGCGATCGCCGAAAAATTTGGTATGACCCATTTCGTCAATCCCAAGGAAGTTGAGGGTGATCTCGTGCCCTATTTAGTGGATTTAACAAAAGGCGGTGCGGACTACACCTTTGAATGTATTGGCAATGTCAACGTGATGCGCCAAGCGCTGGAAAGTTGCCATAAGGGTTGGGGTGTTTCTACTATTGTTGGGGTAGCAGGCGCAGGTCAAGAGATTAGTACCCGACCCTTCCAGTTGGTAACGGGTCGCGTCTGGAAAGGAACCGCCTTCGGGGGCGCGAGGGGCCGTACCGATGTGCCGAAAATTGTCGATTGGTACATGGAAGGCAAAATCAACATCGATGATCTGATTACCCACACCATGCCCATTGAGAAGATTAACGAAGCCTTCGATTTGATGCACGCCGGAGAATCTATCCGCAGCGTGGTCACCTTTTAG
- the cynS gene encoding cyanase: MAISEVTEKLLAAKKAAGISFADLEVKVGCDEVWIASVVYRQASASLEEATKIVQAIGADESLIEPLTECPLKGSLEPVIPTDPLIYRFYEIMQVYGMPIKAVVHEKFGDGIMSAIDFSIDVECEEDPKGDRVKVIMCGKFLPYKKW, encoded by the coding sequence ATGGCAATTTCTGAGGTTACAGAAAAGCTTTTAGCTGCGAAAAAGGCTGCTGGTATTTCCTTTGCAGATTTGGAAGTGAAAGTTGGTTGTGATGAGGTTTGGATTGCTTCCGTGGTTTACCGTCAGGCCAGTGCCTCTTTAGAAGAAGCAACCAAGATTGTGCAAGCGATTGGGGCGGATGAGTCTCTAATTGAGCCGTTGACAGAATGTCCTTTAAAAGGTTCGCTTGAGCCTGTTATTCCGACGGATCCTCTCATCTATCGTTTCTACGAAATCATGCAGGTTTACGGTATGCCCATTAAAGCGGTTGTCCATGAAAAATTCGGCGATGGCATCATGAGTGCGATTGATTTTTCCATTGATGTTGAGTGCGAAGAAGATCCCAAAGGCGATCGCGTTAAGGTGATCATGTGCGGTAAGTTCTTGCCCTACAAGAAATGGTAA
- a CDS encoding MASE1 domain-containing protein, producing the protein MFHFPQPPLKLSRRFILIILLALAYYGTAEISRQVASTPQSVTPIWPPDGIALAATFIYGYQVLPGVFLGSFLANIWAFFHGGNLNQVLTSIVQVLAIALGTTSGMGLGKYLLDTKIQRKNPLKKLDDLCKFLLFIGILTPAINATAGVFALAIGNTVTWANFGESWLTWWISNVSGIYIFTPALISWYELFQPQTLNRLVQKAIFTFNKHSKKPAKLAWKLLLETRFVEALSLLTIILLISYISFSQDLHLEYMLIPCLVWAVIRFGQFGATNLISLVTMLAALGTVRGLGSFASEDINESLLRLQLFTVVIVVTNLSLMATLREKKEAFNNLRQSKLHLQEKSSQLEQSKIILKENAFLLEQQNLELIEAKQAAENANRTKTRFLSSMSHELRTPLNAILGLVELLKDSDNLDEYERGDLQTISDSGIHLLHLIEDILDISRIEAGRVELHFQEVDFPKFLQGIKGIIQAQINTDAIEFICEFPPKLPAVVSIDEKKLKQVLLNLLHNAAKFTEKGQIIFRLKLHSFPDLSETYTLLNFEVEDSGIGIEPDKLNLIFLPFEQTGKAKFKTQGTGLGLAISQEIVRMMGGKISVTSQPGIGSKFEFMICTQIVNKPSDSLEKKQNPLFVFDRELATKLPLKILLAEDNLTNQKVVAKILKNLGYQVDIVSNGLEVLEAVEQQIYDVILMDIQMPEMDGLDATKALLKLNLEPHPYVIALTANAMQHDRLACLEVGMDDYITKPVRLDLLVQALWRSQCCRLVF; encoded by the coding sequence ATGTTCCATTTCCCGCAACCGCCCTTGAAACTATCCCGACGGTTTATCCTCATTATTTTGCTTGCCTTAGCCTATTACGGGACCGCAGAAATTTCTCGCCAGGTTGCTTCGACCCCCCAATCCGTTACCCCTATATGGCCCCCCGATGGCATTGCCCTGGCAGCAACATTTATCTATGGCTATCAAGTATTACCAGGGGTATTTCTTGGCTCTTTTTTGGCGAATATTTGGGCTTTTTTTCATGGGGGAAATCTCAATCAAGTCCTCACTTCAATTGTGCAGGTATTGGCGATCGCCCTAGGCACCACAAGCGGTATGGGCTTGGGAAAATACTTACTAGATACCAAAATTCAGCGCAAAAATCCCCTCAAAAAACTTGACGATCTCTGCAAGTTTCTTCTATTTATCGGTATTTTAACCCCGGCAATCAATGCCACAGCCGGAGTTTTTGCCCTTGCCATCGGCAATACAGTTACTTGGGCAAACTTTGGAGAATCTTGGTTAACTTGGTGGATTTCTAACGTTTCTGGAATTTACATTTTTACCCCGGCCCTAATTAGTTGGTATGAGCTATTTCAACCACAAACCTTAAATCGTCTCGTTCAAAAAGCAATTTTCACTTTTAATAAACATTCTAAAAAGCCCGCTAAACTTGCCTGGAAATTATTGCTTGAAACAAGATTTGTTGAGGCCCTGAGCCTACTTACAATTATTTTGTTGATTAGTTATATTTCCTTTTCTCAAGATCTCCATTTGGAATATATGCTCATTCCCTGTCTGGTGTGGGCCGTGATTCGTTTTGGTCAATTTGGCGCGACAAATCTTATTTCCCTCGTGACAATGTTAGCGGCACTCGGCACTGTGCGGGGACTGGGTTCCTTTGCCAGTGAAGATATTAACGAATCTTTACTACGCTTGCAGTTATTCACCGTGGTCATCGTGGTGACTAATTTGAGCTTAATGGCGACTTTAAGAGAAAAAAAAGAAGCCTTTAACAACTTGCGCCAATCTAAACTCCACCTCCAAGAAAAATCATCACAACTTGAACAAAGCAAGATAATCCTGAAAGAAAATGCCTTTTTATTAGAGCAACAAAACTTAGAGCTCATCGAAGCCAAACAAGCAGCAGAAAATGCGAATCGCACCAAAACGCGGTTTTTGTCTAGTATGAGCCATGAGTTGCGCACCCCTTTAAACGCTATTTTAGGGTTAGTAGAACTGCTCAAGGATTCTGATAATTTAGACGAATACGAACGGGGAGATTTACAAACCATCAGTGACTCAGGGATTCACCTACTCCATCTCATTGAAGATATTTTAGATATTTCTCGCATTGAAGCGGGAAGAGTCGAACTTCATTTTCAAGAAGTAGATTTTCCCAAATTTCTCCAAGGGATTAAGGGCATTATTCAAGCGCAAATCAATACCGATGCCATTGAATTCATTTGTGAATTCCCCCCCAAGTTGCCAGCAGTGGTGAGCATTGATGAAAAAAAGCTTAAGCAAGTATTGTTAAATCTCTTGCATAATGCAGCGAAATTTACAGAGAAAGGCCAGATTATTTTTCGCTTAAAACTTCATTCTTTTCCCGATTTGAGTGAGACCTATACATTGCTCAATTTTGAAGTTGAAGACTCTGGGATTGGCATCGAGCCTGATAAGCTCAACTTGATTTTTCTGCCTTTTGAACAAACTGGTAAAGCCAAATTTAAAACCCAAGGAACTGGTTTAGGTCTCGCCATTAGTCAAGAAATTGTCCGGATGATGGGCGGCAAAATTTCAGTGACGAGTCAGCCGGGCATCGGCAGTAAATTCGAGTTTATGATCTGTACTCAAATTGTCAATAAGCCTAGTGACTCCCTTGAAAAAAAGCAAAATCCTTTGTTTGTTTTTGATCGAGAGTTGGCGACGAAACTGCCCCTGAAGATCCTCTTAGCGGAAGATAATTTAACGAATCAAAAGGTTGTCGCAAAGATCCTAAAGAATTTAGGTTATCAGGTGGACATTGTGAGTAATGGTTTAGAAGTCCTAGAGGCAGTTGAACAGCAAATTTATGATGTGATTTTGATGGATATTCAGATGCCTGAAATGGACGGCTTAGACGCCACCAAAGCATTACTTAAACTGAATTTGGAGCCACATCCCTATGTTATTGCGCTGACGGCCAATGCTATGCAGCATGATCGATTGGCTTGTTTGGAGGTTGGGATGGATGATTACATTACCAAGCCTGTGCGGTTGGATTTGTTGGTACAGGCCCTGTGGCGATCACAATGTTGTCGCCTCGTATTTTAA
- a CDS encoding alpha/beta fold hydrolase: MYPSFLPPLVNQLTELDAIRLAQQLQQVAIATPLQTNPILTNFVQQGSGDQDILLIHGFDSSVLEYRYLLPKLAQQHPVWAVDLLSFGFTERPEQLPFTPETIKTHLCQFWQQQINRPVVIVGASMGGAVALEFALSYPDAVKQIVLLDSAGLAPKPLSRFAMVPPLDRWATQFLGSMNIRRKICQSAYFDKTKVTTDAVLCGAMHVQCDRWQEALIQFTKGGGYGSFYPKLKQIQQPTLILWGEQDRILGTKAAHRFQQGLPNSTLHWIPNCGHLPHVEQTTLVAEHILRFCQTLIPITSNH, encoded by the coding sequence ATGTATCCTTCCTTTTTACCGCCTCTGGTTAATCAGCTTACGGAACTTGATGCGATTCGCCTCGCCCAGCAGCTCCAACAGGTGGCGATCGCCACTCCGCTTCAGACAAATCCCATCTTGACGAACTTTGTCCAACAGGGCAGCGGCGACCAAGACATTCTCCTCATCCATGGCTTTGATAGCTCAGTTTTAGAATACCGCTATCTTTTGCCCAAATTAGCCCAGCAGCATCCTGTTTGGGCCGTGGATTTGCTCAGTTTCGGTTTTACGGAGCGACCAGAACAGCTTCCCTTTACCCCAGAAACCATCAAAACCCACCTCTGCCAGTTTTGGCAACAGCAAATTAATCGCCCGGTAGTGATTGTTGGTGCCTCTATGGGTGGGGCGGTGGCCCTCGAGTTTGCCCTGAGCTACCCCGACGCGGTCAAGCAAATTGTCCTCTTAGATAGTGCTGGTCTGGCCCCAAAACCCCTCAGCCGCTTTGCGATGGTACCGCCTTTGGATCGGTGGGCTACACAATTTTTAGGGAGTATGAATATCCGCCGAAAGATTTGCCAGAGTGCCTATTTCGATAAAACAAAAGTCACAACAGATGCGGTACTCTGTGGCGCGATGCATGTCCAGTGCGATCGCTGGCAGGAAGCCTTGATTCAATTTACGAAAGGCGGTGGCTATGGCTCTTTTTATCCCAAATTGAAGCAGATCCAGCAACCTACCTTAATTCTCTGGGGTGAACAAGACCGAATCCTTGGCACAAAAGCAGCCCATCGCTTTCAACAGGGCTTACCCAATAGCACCCTCCACTGGATTCCCAATTGTGGCCACCTCCCCCATGTGGAGCAAACAACCCTCGTCGCCGAACACATTCTTCGCTTTTGCCAAACTTTAATCCCAATCACATCTAATCATTAG
- the ntrB gene encoding nitrate ABC transporter permease, which produces MAVTSKRLPTSAYARPKESLWQNENFLAFALFVASLIVFLGGWEISARIGILANMPTASLTLKELWWWTTNPFFDNGPNDLGIGWNLLISLRRVAIGYLAASCVAVPLGILIGISPIARKGFNPFIQLLKPVSPLAWLPLGLYVLRDSEQTGVFIIFISSIWPTLINTSFGVANVSKEYLDVAKTLGASSFRTIFKVIIPAALPNILSGLRISMGIAWLVIVAAEMLLGTGLGYFIWNEWNNLYIPNILVAILIIGLVGLILDSCFAAVEKFVAFGRK; this is translated from the coding sequence ATGGCAGTCACAAGTAAACGACTACCAACATCAGCTTACGCTAGGCCGAAAGAGTCCCTTTGGCAAAATGAGAATTTTCTCGCATTTGCACTATTTGTTGCTTCCCTTATTGTCTTTTTAGGAGGATGGGAAATCAGTGCTCGCATAGGAATCCTTGCGAATATGCCTACTGCTTCTTTGACTCTCAAGGAGTTGTGGTGGTGGACAACCAATCCTTTTTTCGACAATGGGCCTAACGACCTGGGCATTGGCTGGAATTTGTTAATCAGTTTGCGACGGGTGGCGATCGGCTACCTTGCGGCTTCTTGTGTCGCTGTTCCCCTCGGAATCTTGATTGGTATTTCACCGATCGCCAGAAAAGGTTTTAACCCATTCATTCAGTTGTTAAAACCCGTATCTCCCCTAGCGTGGTTACCTCTTGGTTTATATGTCTTGCGCGATTCTGAGCAAACAGGTGTTTTTATCATCTTCATTTCCAGTATTTGGCCGACTTTGATCAACACGTCTTTCGGTGTGGCAAATGTTAGTAAAGAATATTTGGATGTGGCAAAAACCCTTGGTGCTTCGAGTTTCCGCACTATTTTCAAAGTGATTATTCCTGCTGCTCTGCCCAACATCTTGTCGGGTTTAAGGATCAGTATGGGGATTGCTTGGCTGGTCATTGTGGCGGCAGAAATGTTGTTGGGTACAGGTTTAGGCTACTTCATCTGGAATGAGTGGAATAACCTTTATATTCCGAACATTTTGGTGGCGATTCTGATCATCGGTTTAGTTGGTCTCATTCTGGATAGTTGCTTTGCGGCTGTCGAAAAATTTGTTGCATTTGGTCGAAAATAA
- a CDS encoding nuclear transport factor 2 family protein, with the protein MTSTPKKLVPPFDRETAIAKVRMAENAWNGRDPDKVCMAYTEDSFWRNRAEIFQGRENIREFLRRKWDKELNYRLVKEMWAFDENRIAVRFQYEWQDDAGQWYRAYGNENWEFDENGLMRRREASINDKPIAESERRFFWDAPGDRPLDHPGLINSPE; encoded by the coding sequence ATGACATCGACTCCAAAAAAGTTAGTCCCTCCTTTTGATCGAGAAACGGCGATCGCCAAAGTGCGGATGGCGGAAAATGCGTGGAATGGTCGCGATCCGGATAAAGTGTGCATGGCCTATACAGAAGATAGTTTTTGGCGCAACCGTGCTGAAATTTTTCAAGGTCGGGAAAATATCCGTGAATTTCTGCGCCGCAAGTGGGATAAAGAGCTAAATTATCGTCTCGTCAAAGAAATGTGGGCCTTCGACGAAAACCGGATTGCGGTACGCTTTCAATACGAATGGCAGGATGATGCAGGGCAATGGTATCGCGCCTATGGCAATGAAAATTGGGAGTTTGACGAAAATGGTTTAATGCGTCGCCGAGAAGCCAGTATTAACGACAAACCCATTGCCGAATCTGAGCGCCGCTTTTTTTGGGATGCCCCTGGCGATCGCCCCCTCGATCATCCCGGATTGATTAATTCCCCTGAATAA
- a CDS encoding response regulator transcription factor produces the protein MTKILIIEDEAETRNVFLKCLEFEGFKTCAASNALDGIELALNEQPNLIVCDILMPDMDGYFVLSKIRRSPKTTAIPFIFLTAKVTMAELRYGMQLGADDYLTKPCTVEQFLGAINVRLKRQQDTIENHHLDSTKNKTVVSSGAEIDFPLTDIDRDFSFPYSSNLNRAFDFIEDHYHQPIKIKAIAEEVGYSTSYLSNLVQKETGYTVKQWIIARRMLQARKLLKNTNKPIHKIAELCGYHDAGYFTNQFRRFHGKTPLNWRSEQI, from the coding sequence ATGACGAAAATTTTGATTATTGAGGATGAAGCAGAAACCCGTAATGTTTTCCTTAAGTGCCTAGAATTTGAAGGCTTTAAAACCTGTGCTGCAAGTAATGCTTTAGATGGTATCGAACTGGCATTAAACGAACAACCAAATTTGATTGTGTGTGACATTCTCATGCCTGACATGGATGGTTACTTCGTGTTGTCAAAAATACGCCGCTCACCTAAAACAACCGCGATTCCTTTTATCTTTCTCACTGCCAAAGTTACTATGGCCGAGCTTCGCTATGGTATGCAGCTCGGAGCAGACGATTACCTGACCAAGCCTTGCACAGTTGAACAATTTCTAGGGGCAATTAATGTTCGACTAAAGCGACAACAAGACACGATTGAAAATCACCATCTAGATTCGACAAAAAATAAAACAGTTGTTTCTTCTGGTGCCGAAATCGACTTTCCATTAACAGATATCGATCGCGATTTTTCTTTTCCCTACTCCAGCAATTTAAATCGAGCGTTTGATTTTATTGAAGATCATTACCATCAACCCATTAAAATCAAGGCGATCGCCGAGGAAGTTGGCTATTCCACTTCCTACCTGAGTAATTTAGTTCAAAAAGAAACTGGCTACACAGTCAAACAGTGGATTATCGCAAGGCGCATGCTGCAGGCTCGCAAACTATTGAAAAATACAAACAAGCCAATCCATAAAATTGCAGAATTATGTGGCTACCATGATGCGGGCTACTTTACCAACCAATTCCGGCGATTCCATGGAAAAACACCATTAAATTGGCGTTCTGAGCAAATATAG
- a CDS encoding ABC transporter ATP-binding protein — protein sequence MSVTPVNYATPLTPEDTFSDTAQLSIRNLTKVFHGKQSLLGKVTGKKSRDYVAIEDISLDIEPNTFVSIIGPSGCGKSTLLDMIAGLSPVTSGEIRLNGVPITGPGPDRGMVFQSYALMPWMTVEENLYFAVETVYPDMPKKQIKRTIKEHIQLVGLTGAEKKHPHQISGGMKQRVGIARALAINPQILLMDEPFGALDALTRGFLQDEIERIWERERKTVIMITHSIDEALLLSDRIIMMTRGPAAGVDEILDVPFPRPRNREELDQYPEYHDLKVEMESHLSRETRAVEAARISR from the coding sequence ATGAGTGTTACTCCTGTGAATTACGCAACTCCCCTAACGCCGGAAGATACTTTTTCGGATACGGCTCAACTTTCAATTCGTAATTTGACCAAAGTCTTTCACGGTAAACAAAGTTTATTGGGTAAGGTTACTGGTAAAAAATCGAGAGATTATGTGGCGATCGAGGATATTAGCCTCGATATTGAACCGAACACTTTTGTGTCGATTATTGGGCCTTCGGGCTGTGGTAAGTCCACGTTGTTGGATATGATCGCGGGTTTGTCGCCTGTCACTTCTGGTGAGATTCGTCTTAATGGCGTACCGATTACTGGGCCAGGGCCTGATCGCGGCATGGTGTTTCAAAGTTATGCGCTGATGCCTTGGATGACAGTGGAGGAAAATCTCTACTTTGCGGTGGAAACGGTTTATCCGGATATGCCGAAAAAGCAAATTAAGCGCACGATTAAAGAGCATATTCAGCTTGTGGGTCTAACGGGTGCGGAGAAAAAGCATCCCCATCAGATTTCTGGTGGCATGAAACAGCGGGTCGGTATTGCCCGTGCTCTGGCGATTAATCCCCAAATTTTATTGATGGATGAGCCGTTCGGAGCATTGGATGCACTAACGCGTGGGTTCTTGCAGGATGAGATTGAACGCATCTGGGAGCGGGAACGGAAAACGGTAATCATGATTACCCACAGTATTGATGAGGCTTTATTGCTTTCTGATCGCATCATTATGATGACCCGTGGCCCGGCTGCTGGTGTGGATGAAATTTTGGATGTGCCTTTCCCTCGTCCTCGTAATCGTGAGGAGCTGGATCAGTATCCGGAATATCACGATCTGAAGGTTGAAATGGAGAGTCATCTTTCTCGCGAAACCCGCGCGGTTGAGGCGGCAAGAATTAGTCGTTAA